In Rhea pennata isolate bPtePen1 chromosome 22, bPtePen1.pri, whole genome shotgun sequence, a single genomic region encodes these proteins:
- the PPCS gene encoding phosphopantothenate--cysteine ligase, whose protein sequence is MAAAAAGGPAAEAAEGRVRAWAAAQAARGRRVALVTSGGTQVPLEARAVRFLENFSSGRRGAASAERLVGAGYGVCFLHRARSAFPWARALPPPGPALLEALRLTPGPPPGVAAAPAALPALLPALRAYRRAADAGALLALEFTGLAEYLALLRAAARALAPFGSSVMFYLAAAVSDFYVPTSEMPEHKIQSSEGSLQITMEMVPKMLSPLVKEWAPEAFVISFKLETDPSILIEKSRKALEKYRHQVVVANILESRRTSVIIVTKDSETPLSLSDEEIAQGMEIEEKIVSYLQDQHTAFIEKKF, encoded by the exons atggcggcggcggcggcgggcggccccgcggccgagGCGGCGGAGGGCCGCGTGCGGGCGTgggcggcggcgcaggcggcgcgcgggcggcgcgtGGCGCTCGTGACGTCGGGCGGGACGCAGGTGCCGCTGGAGGCGCGCGCCGTGCGCTTCCTGGAGAACTTCAgcagcgggcggcgcggcgccgcctcgGCCGAGCGGCTCGTGGGCGCCGGCTACGGCGTCTGCTTCCTGCACCGCGCGCGCTCCGCCTTCCCCTGGgcgcgcgcgctgccgccgcccgggcccgcgCTCCTCGAGGCGCTGCGCCTCacgcccgggccgccgcccggcgtcgccgccgcccccgccgccctgcccgcgcTCCTGCCCGCGCTGCGCGCCTACCGCCGCGCCGCCGACGCCGGCGCGCTGCTCGCCCTCGAGTTCACCGGCCTCGCCGAGTACCTGGCGctgctgcgcgccgccgcccgcgccctcGCGCCCTTCG GCTCCAGCGTCATGTTCTACCTGGCGGCCGCCGTGTCCGACTTCTACGTCCCCACCTCGGAGATGCCCGAGCACAAGATCCAGTCCTCAGAGGGGTCCCTGCAG ATCACAATGGAGATGGTGCCAAAAATGCTGTCTCCTCTGGTCAAGGAATGGGCTCCGGAGGCATTTGTTATTTCCTTTAAACTGGAAACGGATCCCTCGATCTTAATTGAAAAATCACGGAAGGCTTTGGAGAAATATCGTCACCAGGTGGTGGTAGCGAATATCCTGGAGTCGCGGAGAACCTCAGTTATTATTGTAACCAAAGACTCTGAAACGCCATTATCTCTTTCTGACGAAGAGATAGCTCAAGGCATGGAGATAGAGGAAAAGATAGTGAGCTACCTTCAAGATCAACATACAGCATTTATAGAGAAGAAATTCTGA